One region of Trinickia violacea genomic DNA includes:
- a CDS encoding NAD(P)H-dependent flavin oxidoreductase, which produces MISNSSFPPLKIRGRTLLPIVQGGMGVGVSAHRLAGSVAREGALGTIASIDLRHHHSDLIEMCKAKPDRETLEQANLIALEREIRAAKALAEERGMIAVNVMKAVRAHADYVRTACEHGADAIVMGAGLPLDLPDLTQGHEIALIPILSDSRGIALVLKKWMKKNRLPDAIVIEHPALAGGHLGVTDLADMNDARFGFARVIEETTQTIESLGLSRADIPLIVAGGINSHEAVRACLAAGANGVQLGTPFAVTQEGDAHPNFKRVLADATPEDIVEFVSVTGLPARAVRTPWLDRYLRNEARIRNKIGLVKNACPTALECLSVCGLRDGIEKFGHFCIDTRLAAALRGDVNNGLFFRGREALPFGRAIRSVHDLLELLMTGVARPAVENRCAYALS; this is translated from the coding sequence ATGATCTCCAATTCTTCGTTTCCCCCGCTCAAGATTCGTGGCCGTACGCTGCTGCCCATCGTGCAGGGGGGCATGGGCGTCGGCGTGTCCGCGCATCGTCTGGCGGGCAGCGTCGCGCGTGAAGGCGCGCTCGGTACGATTGCCAGCATCGACTTGCGCCATCATCACTCGGACCTCATCGAGATGTGCAAGGCCAAGCCCGATCGCGAGACGCTCGAGCAAGCGAACCTGATTGCGCTCGAGCGCGAGATTCGCGCGGCGAAGGCACTGGCCGAAGAGCGCGGCATGATTGCCGTCAACGTGATGAAGGCCGTGCGCGCTCACGCGGATTACGTCCGCACCGCCTGCGAGCATGGCGCCGACGCGATCGTGATGGGCGCGGGCCTGCCGCTCGATCTGCCCGATCTGACGCAGGGACACGAGATTGCGCTGATCCCGATCCTGTCGGACAGCCGAGGCATCGCGCTCGTGCTCAAGAAGTGGATGAAGAAGAACCGCTTGCCCGACGCCATCGTGATCGAGCATCCGGCATTGGCGGGCGGCCACCTTGGGGTGACCGATCTCGCCGACATGAACGACGCGCGCTTCGGTTTCGCGCGCGTGATCGAAGAGACGACGCAGACGATCGAATCGCTCGGTCTTTCGCGCGCGGACATTCCGCTCATCGTCGCCGGCGGCATCAACAGCCATGAAGCGGTGCGCGCGTGCCTCGCGGCAGGCGCGAACGGCGTGCAGCTCGGCACGCCGTTCGCCGTGACGCAGGAGGGCGACGCACACCCGAACTTCAAGCGCGTGCTCGCCGACGCGACCCCCGAGGACATCGTCGAATTCGTGAGCGTGACCGGCCTGCCGGCGCGCGCGGTGAGGACGCCGTGGCTCGATCGCTATCTGCGCAACGAGGCGCGCATCCGCAACAAGATCGGCTTGGTCAAGAACGCGTGTCCGACCGCGCTCGAATGTCTGTCGGTGTGCGGCTTGCGCGACGGGATCGAGAAGTTCGGCCACTTCTGCATCGATACGCGCCTCGCGGCGGCGCTGCGCGGCGACGTCAACAACGGTCTGTTCTTCCGCGGACGCGAGGCGTTGCCGTTCGGCCGCGCGATTCGCAGCGTGCACGATCTATTGGAACTGCTAATGACTGGTGTTGCGCGGCCGGCCGTCGAAAACCGTTGCGCATACGCACTGAGCTAA
- a CDS encoding OmpW/AlkL family protein — translation MNKWLRAALCAACVVAAPAIANAASNGDGIYQGDILARVRGISIQPNISKSDAMEGLGVEVNNAIVPELDFTYMIRDAIGIELILATSRHQLTSTALGNLGGVNVLPPTLLLQYHFNHAGKIRPYLGAGVNYTYFYNDGLHVGDQGIQVTRSSFGPALQAGVDVQVAKNLFVNLDVKKIWMRTNATLGDTNLGTLHIDPVIVGVGVGMKF, via the coding sequence ATGAACAAGTGGTTACGCGCGGCGTTGTGCGCAGCCTGTGTCGTCGCAGCGCCGGCGATCGCCAATGCCGCGTCGAATGGCGACGGCATCTATCAGGGCGATATCCTCGCGCGAGTGCGCGGGATCAGTATTCAGCCGAACATCAGCAAGAGCGACGCCATGGAAGGGCTCGGCGTCGAAGTGAACAACGCGATCGTTCCCGAACTCGACTTCACCTACATGATTCGCGATGCGATCGGCATCGAGCTGATTCTCGCCACCTCGCGGCATCAGTTGACCTCGACGGCGCTCGGCAATCTAGGCGGCGTGAACGTGCTGCCGCCGACGCTCCTGCTGCAATATCACTTCAACCATGCGGGCAAGATTCGTCCGTATCTCGGTGCGGGCGTGAACTACACGTACTTCTATAACGACGGGCTCCACGTCGGCGATCAAGGCATTCAAGTGACGCGCAGCAGCTTCGGCCCGGCACTGCAGGCCGGTGTCGACGTCCAGGTCGCAAAGAACCTGTTCGTCAATCTGGACGTCAAGAAGATCTGGATGCGCACCAATGCGACGCTCGGAGACACGAACCTCGGCACGCTGCATATCGATCCGGTGATCGTCGGCGTTGGCGTCGGCATGAAGTTCTAG
- a CDS encoding DUF1289 domain-containing protein, whose amino-acid sequence MPSNLHALPDSPCIGVCSTLFDEVCKGCGRTAAEVSNWVFLSDEEKRAVWERIEREGTAMRFQYDKL is encoded by the coding sequence ATGCCATCCAACCTCCATGCCCTACCCGACAGCCCGTGCATCGGCGTCTGCTCGACGCTCTTCGACGAAGTCTGCAAGGGGTGCGGGCGCACCGCCGCCGAAGTGTCGAATTGGGTTTTCCTGAGCGACGAAGAAAAGCGCGCGGTGTGGGAGCGCATCGAGCGCGAAGGCACGGCCATGCGGTTTCAGTACGACAAGCTCTGA
- a CDS encoding polyamine ABC transporter substrate-binding protein, whose protein sequence is MAAQLAAAALCATAALTASAKDTQLNVYNWSDYIAKDTIPNFEKQTGIKVKYDNYDSDDTLQAKLLTGNSGYDIVVPTSNYAGKQIAANIFQPLDKSKLPNLKYLDPSLMSLVAGADPGNKYAVPWAYGTTGLGYNVTKAQQVLGNNVPLDNWDILFKPEYLSKLKTCGVSVLDAPDQVFSAALHYIGKDPNSTNPDDYRAALAMMKKIRPYITQFNSSGYINDLVGGDICFAYGWSGDVVIAKHRAIEAKKAYKIEYYVPKGGAPVWFDVMVIPKDAAHKDAALQWINYIETPQVHAAITNAVYYPSVNMEARKYVDKDVANDPAVYPSPDVIKTLFLLKPLPPEIQRLETRLWTEFKSGR, encoded by the coding sequence ATGGCGGCACAACTGGCAGCAGCGGCGTTGTGCGCGACCGCGGCCTTGACGGCAAGCGCGAAGGATACGCAACTGAACGTGTACAACTGGTCGGACTACATCGCCAAGGACACGATTCCGAACTTCGAGAAGCAAACCGGCATCAAGGTCAAATACGACAACTACGACAGCGACGACACGCTGCAAGCCAAACTTCTGACCGGCAATTCGGGCTACGACATCGTCGTGCCGACGAGCAACTACGCGGGCAAGCAGATCGCCGCGAACATCTTCCAGCCGCTCGACAAATCGAAGCTGCCCAACCTCAAGTATCTCGACCCGTCGTTGATGTCGCTCGTCGCCGGCGCGGACCCGGGCAACAAGTACGCGGTGCCCTGGGCATACGGCACGACGGGCCTCGGCTATAACGTAACGAAGGCCCAGCAGGTTCTCGGCAACAATGTGCCGCTCGACAACTGGGACATCCTCTTCAAGCCAGAGTACCTCTCGAAGCTGAAGACGTGCGGCGTCTCGGTGCTCGACGCGCCCGACCAGGTCTTCTCGGCCGCGCTGCACTACATCGGCAAGGACCCGAACAGCACGAACCCGGACGACTATCGCGCGGCGCTCGCGATGATGAAGAAAATCCGTCCGTACATCACGCAGTTCAACTCGTCGGGCTATATCAACGACCTGGTTGGCGGCGACATCTGCTTCGCATACGGCTGGTCGGGCGACGTCGTGATCGCGAAGCACCGCGCGATCGAGGCGAAGAAGGCCTACAAGATCGAGTACTACGTCCCGAAGGGCGGTGCGCCGGTCTGGTTCGACGTGATGGTCATTCCGAAGGACGCCGCGCACAAGGACGCCGCGCTCCAGTGGATCAACTACATCGAGACACCGCAGGTCCACGCCGCGATCACGAACGCGGTGTACTACCCGAGCGTGAACATGGAAGCGCGCAAGTACGTCGACAAGGACGTGGCGAACGATCCGGCCGTGTATCCGAGCCCGGACGTCATCAAGACGCTGTTCTTGCTGAAACCGCTGCCGCCGGAAATCCAGCGGCTCGAAACGCGGCTGTGGACGGAGTTCAAGTCGGGCCGCTGA
- a CDS encoding ABC transporter ATP-binding protein: MSDQSSALAGTGTPSFAKSPAPVAADNFVQIVDVVKKFGETFAVKNVNLSVQKGELFALLGSSGCGKSTLLRMLAGLETATSGKILIDGEDLAQMPPYRRPVNMMFQSYALFPHMTVEANVAFGLKQEGVPKAELKDRVQVALDLVQMGRFAKRKPHQLSGGQQQRAALARSLVKRPKLLLLDEPMSALDKQIRQRTQIELVNILDKVGVTCIMVTHDQEEAMTMANRLAVMSEGEIVQLGTPHEVYEFPNSRFSAEFIGSTNLFDGHVVEDEPDHVFVETPELSTRLYVNHGITGPLGMPVTISVRPERIALTRKPPEGAFNWGHGTISNVAYMGGYSLYHVKLDSGKIVIANVSSLALTEIESPTWGDEIYVRWSASAGVVLTA; encoded by the coding sequence ATGAGTGACCAATCGAGCGCGCTGGCAGGGACCGGCACGCCGTCCTTCGCCAAATCTCCCGCCCCGGTGGCGGCGGACAACTTCGTGCAGATCGTCGACGTCGTGAAGAAGTTCGGCGAGACATTTGCCGTCAAGAACGTCAATTTGTCGGTTCAGAAGGGGGAGCTGTTCGCCTTGCTCGGCAGTTCGGGCTGCGGCAAGTCGACCTTGTTGCGGATGCTCGCGGGCCTGGAGACGGCCACCTCGGGCAAGATCCTGATCGACGGCGAGGATCTCGCGCAGATGCCGCCGTACCGCCGGCCGGTCAACATGATGTTCCAGTCTTACGCGCTCTTTCCGCACATGACGGTCGAAGCGAACGTCGCGTTCGGCTTGAAGCAGGAAGGCGTGCCGAAAGCGGAGTTGAAGGACCGTGTGCAGGTCGCGCTCGATCTCGTGCAGATGGGACGCTTCGCCAAGCGCAAGCCGCATCAGCTCTCGGGCGGGCAGCAGCAGCGCGCCGCGCTCGCGCGCTCGCTCGTCAAACGCCCGAAGCTGCTGCTGCTCGACGAGCCGATGTCCGCGCTCGACAAGCAAATCCGCCAACGCACGCAGATCGAGCTCGTCAACATTCTCGACAAGGTCGGCGTCACCTGCATCATGGTCACGCACGATCAGGAAGAAGCGATGACGATGGCGAACCGTCTCGCGGTCATGAGCGAAGGCGAGATCGTGCAGCTCGGTACGCCGCACGAAGTCTACGAATTTCCGAACTCGCGCTTCTCGGCCGAATTCATCGGCTCGACGAATCTGTTTGACGGCCACGTCGTCGAGGACGAGCCGGATCACGTGTTCGTCGAGACCCCCGAATTGTCGACGCGTCTTTACGTGAACCATGGCATCACGGGTCCGCTCGGCATGCCCGTCACGATCTCGGTGCGTCCGGAGCGCATCGCGCTCACGCGCAAGCCGCCCGAGGGCGCGTTCAACTGGGGGCACGGCACGATCTCGAACGTCGCGTACATGGGCGGCTACTCGCTCTATCACGTCAAGCTCGACTCGGGCAAAATCGTGATCGCCAACGTGTCGAGCCTCGCGCTCACCGAAATCGAATCGCCGACCTGGGGCGACGAAATCTACGTGCGCTGGAGCGCCTCGGCAGGCGTGGTGCTGACGGCATGA
- a CDS encoding ABC transporter permease subunit, with the protein MKSALNSLLMWPARRFKLTGSTAVVAGPFIWLLLFFFVPFLLVLKISFAELQLGIPPYTELVAIQNGVVQISLNIAHYAFLLSDSLYFATYVNSVVVAAITTLLCLLLGYPMAYYIARSNPSTRNILMMAVMLPFWTSFLIRVYAWIGILKNNGLLNNFLMWTGIVHQPIELYHTNAAVYIGMVYSYLPFLVMPLYAHLVKMDLTLLEAAYDLGAKPWKAFVAITLPLSKNGIIAGCLLVFIPAVGEYVIPELLGGANTLMIGRVMWNEFFNNADWPMASAVTCAMVLLLLVPMAMFQHFQAKQMEERR; encoded by the coding sequence ATGAAAAGCGCTCTGAATTCACTGCTGATGTGGCCGGCGCGGCGCTTCAAGCTGACGGGCAGCACGGCTGTCGTGGCCGGGCCGTTCATCTGGCTGCTGCTGTTTTTCTTCGTGCCGTTCCTGCTCGTCCTCAAGATCAGCTTCGCCGAGCTGCAGCTCGGGATTCCGCCTTACACGGAGCTCGTCGCGATCCAGAACGGCGTCGTGCAGATTTCACTCAACATCGCGCACTACGCGTTCCTGCTGAGCGACAGCCTCTACTTCGCGACCTACGTGAACTCGGTCGTCGTGGCGGCGATCACGACGCTCCTGTGTCTGCTGCTCGGCTATCCGATGGCGTACTACATCGCCCGCTCGAATCCGTCGACGCGCAACATCCTGATGATGGCCGTGATGCTGCCGTTCTGGACGTCGTTCCTGATTCGCGTGTACGCGTGGATCGGCATCCTGAAGAACAACGGCTTGCTGAACAACTTCCTGATGTGGACGGGCATCGTCCACCAGCCGATCGAGCTCTATCACACGAACGCGGCGGTCTATATCGGCATGGTCTATTCGTATCTGCCGTTTCTCGTGATGCCGCTTTACGCGCACCTCGTGAAGATGGACCTCACGCTGCTCGAGGCCGCCTACGACCTCGGCGCCAAGCCGTGGAAGGCGTTCGTGGCGATCACGCTGCCGCTCTCGAAGAACGGGATCATCGCGGGCTGCCTGCTCGTGTTCATTCCGGCGGTGGGCGAGTACGTGATTCCGGAGTTGCTCGGCGGCGCGAACACGCTGATGATCGGCCGCGTGATGTGGAATGAGTTCTTCAACAACGCGGACTGGCCGATGGCTTCGGCGGTCACGTGCGCGATGGTGCTGCTGCTGCTCGTGCCGATGGCGATGTTCCAGCACTTCCAAGCCAAGCAAATGGAAGAACGCCGATGA
- a CDS encoding ABC transporter permease subunit, protein MKPNRTLQVVALGIGFAFLYIPILSLIVYSFNESQLVTVWTQFSTRWYEALLTDDELIAAAWLSLRIGLLTAFASVIIGTWAGFVLARMGRFRGFTLYTGMINAPLVIPEVIQGISLLLLFIEMGKWLGWPEGRGIVTIWIGHVMLCISYVAIIVQSRVRDLNPSLEEAALDLGATPLKVFFAITLPLISQALVSGWLLSFTLSIDDLVLSAFLSGPGSTTLPLVVFSRVRLGLNPEMNALATLFIIVVTIGVVGINYYMLRAEKRRMAEERALAQLEVA, encoded by the coding sequence ATCAAACCGAATCGCACTCTGCAAGTCGTCGCGCTCGGCATCGGCTTTGCATTCCTGTACATCCCGATCCTCAGCCTGATCGTCTACTCGTTCAACGAGTCGCAACTCGTCACGGTCTGGACGCAATTCTCGACGCGCTGGTACGAGGCGCTGCTCACCGACGACGAACTGATCGCCGCGGCATGGCTGTCGCTGCGCATCGGCTTGCTGACGGCGTTTGCGTCGGTGATCATCGGGACGTGGGCCGGTTTCGTGCTTGCGCGCATGGGGCGCTTTCGCGGCTTCACGCTCTACACGGGCATGATCAACGCGCCGCTCGTGATTCCCGAGGTGATCCAGGGCATTTCGCTGCTGCTGCTCTTCATCGAAATGGGCAAGTGGCTCGGCTGGCCCGAAGGCCGCGGGATCGTCACGATCTGGATCGGGCACGTGATGCTCTGTATCTCGTACGTTGCGATCATCGTGCAGTCGCGCGTGCGGGACTTGAACCCGTCGTTGGAAGAGGCAGCGCTCGATCTCGGCGCCACGCCGCTCAAGGTGTTCTTCGCGATCACGCTGCCGCTGATCTCGCAGGCGCTCGTGTCCGGGTGGCTGTTGTCGTTCACGCTGTCGATCGACGATCTGGTGCTGTCCGCGTTTTTGTCGGGGCCCGGGTCGACGACGCTGCCGCTCGTCGTGTTCTCGCGCGTGCGCTTGGGGCTCAATCCCGAGATGAACGCGCTTGCGACGCTGTTCATCATCGTCGTGACGATCGGCGTGGTGGGCATCAACTACTACATGCTGCGCGCGGAGAAACGGCGCATGGCCGAAGAGCGGGCCTTGGCGCAACTCGAAGTCGCCTGA
- a CDS encoding efflux transporter outer membrane subunit — protein sequence MKNIRRDSGERSQALRAVALRTSTARTAVTVAASAAALALAACSFGPSGEPPAMPSPAHYGAEAQPVQTVAAQGVAQRFETGAQPVPEWWRLYQSDALDALVDEGLRNSPTLAATDKLLASAHEQLRAQIGSNLLPQIDLGGQATRQRALAIPEAGPQTFLYNVFAGQIQTHYTFDIFGAARLANAALGARVDQQAYQLDAARRALAANIVTAAINAAALHAQIDTTERLVTLANEQAQDAQRRYALGSLAHADALNVQQSALSLAATLPGLRQQLASTRHALAVLLGRTPDAAPPDLDLASLALPEQVPVVVPSDLLRTRPDIQAADAALKGAAADVGVATAQMFPSLSLTASMGQAGFSWPVALSGAGAIWSIGGSLTQPIFHGGALLAQRRAAVDTYDATVLQYKQTVLSAFENVADTLASLEHDAQALDASSAAARAARQAYDETAARYRLGAVPISTARSGEQQYQNARLDEIRYMSARLSDTAALFQAMGQPPASRADAGKSPAKG from the coding sequence ATGAAAAATATTCGACGCGATTCTGGCGAACGATCCCAAGCGTTGCGGGCTGTCGCGCTTAGAACGTCTACGGCGCGCACGGCCGTCACCGTCGCCGCATCGGCGGCCGCGCTCGCCCTGGCGGCCTGCTCGTTCGGCCCTTCCGGCGAACCGCCCGCCATGCCCTCGCCTGCGCACTACGGCGCCGAAGCGCAGCCCGTACAGACGGTCGCGGCTCAAGGCGTCGCGCAACGCTTCGAAACGGGCGCTCAGCCCGTGCCCGAATGGTGGCGCTTGTACCAGTCGGACGCGCTCGATGCGCTCGTCGACGAGGGCCTGCGCAACAGCCCGACGCTCGCCGCCACCGACAAGCTCCTCGCGTCCGCGCACGAGCAATTGCGCGCGCAAATCGGCAGCAACCTCCTGCCGCAGATCGACCTCGGCGGGCAAGCCACGCGCCAGCGCGCGCTCGCCATTCCCGAAGCCGGTCCGCAGACGTTTCTCTACAACGTGTTCGCCGGGCAGATCCAGACGCACTACACGTTCGATATCTTCGGCGCGGCGCGCTTGGCCAACGCGGCGCTCGGCGCGCGCGTGGACCAGCAGGCGTATCAGCTCGATGCCGCGCGGCGCGCGCTCGCGGCCAACATCGTGACCGCCGCGATCAACGCCGCGGCGCTGCATGCGCAGATCGACACGACCGAACGGCTCGTCACCCTGGCGAACGAACAGGCCCAGGATGCGCAACGGCGCTACGCGCTCGGCTCGCTCGCGCATGCCGACGCGCTGAACGTCCAGCAAAGCGCACTGTCGCTCGCAGCGACCCTGCCGGGGCTGCGTCAGCAGCTGGCCTCGACGCGCCATGCGCTCGCCGTCCTGCTTGGCCGCACGCCCGATGCCGCGCCGCCCGATCTCGACCTCGCGAGCCTCGCTTTGCCCGAACAGGTGCCGGTCGTCGTGCCGTCGGACTTGCTGCGCACGCGGCCCGATATCCAGGCGGCCGATGCGGCGCTCAAAGGCGCGGCAGCCGATGTCGGCGTGGCGACGGCACAGATGTTTCCGAGCCTGTCGCTGACGGCATCGATGGGGCAAGCTGGGTTCAGTTGGCCGGTCGCGCTCTCGGGCGCCGGGGCGATCTGGAGCATCGGCGGGTCGCTCACGCAGCCGATCTTCCACGGCGGCGCCCTGCTCGCGCAGCGGCGCGCGGCCGTCGACACCTACGACGCCACGGTGCTGCAGTACAAGCAGACGGTGCTATCGGCATTCGAGAATGTGGCGGACACGCTCGCGTCGCTCGAACACGACGCGCAGGCACTCGACGCGTCGAGCGCGGCAGCCCGCGCCGCGCGGCAAGCCTACGACGAAACCGCCGCGCGCTACCGGCTCGGCGCCGTGCCGATTTCGACGGCGCGCTCGGGCGAGCAGCAATACCAGAACGCGCGGCTCGATGAAATTCGCTATATGAGCGCGCGCTTGAGCGACACGGCGGCGCTATTTCAGGCGATGGGTCAGCCGCCCGCGAGCCGTGCCGACGCGGGTAAAAGTCCGGCGAAAGGTTGA
- a CDS encoding efflux RND transporter permease subunit — protein sequence MSTVDREGPDERAGPLAHASDEEGRFNLSAWALRHQALVIFLITLATVFGILAYTRLAQSEDPPFTFRVMVIQTFWPGATARQMQDQITDRIGRKLQETPNIDFLRSYSRPGESLIFFNMKDSAPAKDVPDTWYQVRKKVGDIAQTLPAGVQGPYFNDEFGDVYTNIYTLEGDGFSPAQLHDYADELRTVFLRVPGVAKVDYFGDPNQRIYIEVSNTRLTRLNISPQQLAQAINAQNAVAPAGTLTTYDDRVFVRPSGQFKDVNALADTLITINGRSFRLGDIATIKRGYDDPLSTQMRFEGKAVLGIGLTMQPGGDVIRLGKALDAQAAELRAHLPAGLKLVEVSSMPHAVSNSVDDFLEAVAEAVGIVLIVSLVSLGVRTGMVVVISIPVVLAVTALCMYLFDIGLHKVSLGTLVLALGLLVDDAIIAVEMMAVKLEQGWKRTRAAAYAYTSTAFPMLTGTLVTVSGFLPIALAKSSTGEYTRSIFEVSAIALIASWFAAVVLIPLLGYHLLPERKKAAHEPDDHEHDIYDTRFYRRLRGWISWCIERRFVVLAITVTLFIVALAGFTLVPQQFFPSSDRPELLVDVRLPEGASFDATLRQAQRIETTLKGRPEIDHFVDFVGTGAPRFYLPLDQQLTQPNFAQFVITAKSVEEREKLARWLDTTLRDNFPAIRTRLSRLENGPPVGYPVQFRVSGDDIATVRSIAEKVAATMRADHRTTGVQFDWDEPAERSVRFEIDQKKAREVGVTSEDVSSFLAMTLSGYTVTQYRERDKLISVDLRAPKTERVDPSHLMNLAMPTPNGPVPLGSLGHLRDDLEYGVIWERDRQPTITVQSDVLGKAQGIDVTKSLDHALAPVRAALPLGYRIEIGGSVEESAKGQTSINAQMPLMVIAVLTLLMIQLQSFARVMMVVLTAPLGLIGVVATLLLFGKPFGFVAMLGVIAMFGIIMRNSVILVDQIEHDIRDGHQRFDAIVGATVRRFRPITLTAAAAVLALIPLLRSNFFGPMATALMGGITSATVLTLFYLPALYAASFRVRRDERDPPTSPTAHTGN from the coding sequence ATGAGCACAGTGGATCGCGAAGGCCCGGACGAGCGGGCCGGCCCGCTTGCACACGCGAGCGACGAAGAAGGCCGCTTCAATCTGTCGGCGTGGGCGCTCAGGCATCAGGCGCTCGTGATCTTCCTGATCACGCTCGCGACTGTGTTCGGCATCCTCGCCTACACGCGGCTCGCGCAATCGGAAGATCCGCCGTTCACGTTCCGCGTGATGGTGATCCAGACCTTCTGGCCCGGCGCCACCGCGCGCCAGATGCAGGACCAGATCACCGACCGCATCGGCCGCAAGCTGCAGGAAACGCCGAACATCGATTTTCTGCGCAGCTACTCGCGCCCGGGCGAATCGCTGATCTTCTTCAACATGAAGGATTCGGCGCCCGCCAAGGACGTGCCCGACACCTGGTACCAGGTGCGCAAGAAGGTCGGCGACATCGCCCAGACCTTGCCCGCCGGCGTCCAGGGGCCGTACTTCAACGACGAGTTCGGCGACGTCTACACCAACATCTACACGCTCGAAGGCGACGGCTTCTCTCCCGCGCAACTGCACGACTACGCGGACGAACTGCGCACGGTGTTCCTGCGCGTGCCGGGCGTCGCGAAGGTCGACTATTTCGGCGACCCGAACCAGCGCATCTACATCGAGGTCTCGAACACGCGGCTGACGCGCCTGAACATCTCGCCGCAACAGCTCGCGCAAGCGATCAACGCGCAGAACGCCGTGGCGCCCGCGGGCACGCTCACGACCTACGACGACCGCGTGTTCGTGCGCCCGAGCGGCCAGTTCAAGGACGTCAACGCGCTCGCCGACACGCTCATCACGATCAACGGCCGCTCGTTCCGTCTCGGCGACATCGCGACGATCAAGCGCGGCTACGACGACCCGCTCTCGACCCAAATGCGCTTCGAAGGCAAAGCGGTGCTCGGCATCGGCCTCACGATGCAGCCGGGCGGCGACGTGATCCGGCTCGGCAAGGCGCTCGACGCTCAGGCCGCCGAGCTGCGCGCGCATCTGCCCGCGGGGCTCAAACTGGTCGAAGTGTCGAGCATGCCGCACGCGGTCTCGAACTCGGTCGACGACTTTCTCGAAGCGGTCGCCGAGGCGGTGGGGATCGTGCTGATCGTGAGTCTCGTGTCGTTGGGGGTGCGTACCGGGATGGTCGTCGTGATCTCGATTCCGGTCGTGCTCGCCGTCACCGCGCTCTGCATGTACCTGTTCGATATCGGCCTGCACAAGGTCTCGCTCGGCACGCTCGTGCTCGCGCTCGGCCTCTTGGTCGACGATGCCATCATCGCGGTCGAGATGATGGCGGTGAAGCTCGAACAAGGCTGGAAACGCACGCGCGCCGCGGCATACGCCTACACGAGCACCGCGTTTCCGATGCTGACGGGCACGCTCGTCACGGTGTCGGGCTTTTTGCCGATCGCGCTTGCCAAGTCGAGCACCGGCGAGTACACGCGCTCGATCTTCGAGGTGTCGGCGATCGCGCTGATCGCCTCGTGGTTCGCGGCCGTCGTGCTGATTCCGCTGCTGGGCTATCACCTGCTGCCCGAGCGCAAGAAAGCCGCGCATGAGCCCGACGATCACGAGCATGACATCTACGACACGCGCTTCTACCGGCGTCTGCGCGGTTGGATCTCGTGGTGCATCGAGCGGCGCTTCGTCGTGCTCGCGATCACCGTCACGCTCTTCATCGTCGCGCTCGCCGGCTTCACGCTGGTGCCGCAGCAGTTCTTCCCGAGCTCGGACCGCCCCGAATTGCTGGTCGACGTGCGGCTGCCCGAGGGCGCCTCGTTCGACGCGACCCTGCGCCAAGCCCAACGCATCGAAACGACGCTCAAAGGCCGCCCCGAGATCGATCACTTCGTCGACTTCGTCGGCACCGGCGCGCCGCGTTTCTACTTGCCGCTCGATCAGCAGCTCACGCAGCCGAACTTCGCGCAATTCGTGATCACCGCGAAATCCGTCGAGGAGCGCGAAAAGCTCGCGCGCTGGCTCGACACGACGCTGCGCGACAACTTCCCGGCCATCCGCACGCGTTTGTCGCGGCTCGAAAACGGCCCGCCGGTCGGCTATCCGGTGCAGTTCCGCGTGAGCGGCGACGATATCGCCACGGTGCGCTCGATTGCCGAGAAAGTCGCGGCGACCATGCGCGCGGACCACCGCACGACGGGCGTCCAGTTCGACTGGGACGAGCCCGCGGAACGCTCGGTGCGCTTCGAGATCGATCAGAAGAAGGCGCGCGAAGTGGGCGTGACGTCGGAAGACGTGTCGAGCTTCCTTGCGATGACGCTCTCGGGCTACACGGTCACGCAATACCGCGAGCGCGACAAGCTGATCAGCGTCGACTTGCGCGCGCCGAAGACCGAGCGGGTCGATCCGTCGCATCTCATGAACCTCGCGATGCCCACGCCGAACGGGCCCGTGCCGCTCGGCTCGCTCGGCCACCTTCGCGACGATCTCGAATACGGCGTGATCTGGGAACGCGATCGCCAGCCGACGATCACGGTGCAGTCCGACGTGCTCGGCAAAGCCCAAGGCATCGACGTGACCAAGAGCCTCGATCATGCGCTCGCGCCTGTGCGCGCCGCGCTGCCGCTCGGCTACCGGATCGAGATCGGCGGCTCGGTCGAGGAAAGCGCCAAGGGCCAGACGTCGATCAACGCCCAGATGCCGCTGATGGTGATCGCCGTGCTGACGCTCCTGATGATCCAGTTGCAGAGCTTCGCGCGTGTGATGATGGTCGTGCTGACCGCGCCGCTCGGGCTCATCGGCGTGGTCGCCACGCTGCTGCTCTTCGGCAAGCCGTTCGGCTTCGTCGCGATGCTCGGCGTGATTGCGATGTTCGGGATCATCATGCGCAACTCGGTGATTCTCGTCGACCAGATCGAGCACGACATCCGCGACGGCCACCAGCGCTTCGACGCGATCGTCGGCGCGACAGTGCGGCGCTTCCGCCCGATCACGCTGACGGCCGCCGCCGCGGTGCTGGCGCTGATTCCGCTGCTGCGCTCGAACTTCTTCGGCCCGATGGCGACCGCGCTGATGGGCGGCATCACGAGCGCGACCGTGCTCACGCTGTTTTATCTGCCGGCGTTGTACGCGGCGTCGTTCAGGGTGCGGCGCGACGAGCGCGATCCGCCCACGTCGCCCACCGCGCACACGGGGAATTGA